A stretch of DNA from Catenulispora acidiphila DSM 44928:
AGTACCGCCAGGACTGACGTCGCGGCGGCAGCGGACTTCGCGGCGAGGTAGCTGGAGCCCCAGACGAAAGCCACGAGTAGTAGTGCGAGGTCCGTGCGGTGATCGGTGCGGTGGGGAATCGGGGAGGTCACTCGGCTATGGTCGGCGCGCGCCGTCGGTGTAGTCGAGGACGTCATTCTCAACCAACCATGAAGTTTCTCTACACTTTCGCTCCATGGATGAACGTCAGCTGCGGATTCTGCGCGAACTCGGCGAGTTGGGGAGCGTCGCGGCGGTGGCTGAGGCGCTGCTGGTCACGCCCTCGGCGGTGTCGCAGCAGCTGCGGTTGGTGCAGCGCAGCGTGCCGGTTCCGCTGACCGAGCGTTCCGGGCGCCGGCTGGTGCTCACCGCCGCTGGGCAGGCGCTCGCCGACGCCGCGATCGAGGTCGAGGCCGCGTTGGCGCGGGCCCGGCAGGCGGTGGACGAGTTCGTGGCCGAGCCGGCGGGGACGGTGTCGGTCGCGGCGTTCCACAGTGCGGCGCTGGTGTTCTTTCCCCGGCTGCTGCGTGCACTTGCCGAAGCTGGATCGCCGGCTCTGGCGCTGGCCGACCAGGACGTGGCGCAGGAGCAGTTCCCCAAGCTGACCCGCGACTACGACCTCGTCCTGGCGCACCGCTTCGATCACGCCCCGCCCTGGCCGCGCACCGTCACGGTGACGCCGCTGCTGCACGAGCCGCTGGACATCGCCCTCCCGACCGGGCATCCCTTGGCCGCCAAGGCGCGCCTGACGCCCAGCGACGTCGCCGGCGAACCGTGGGTGTCGGTGCACGACGGCTATCCGGTCCTCCCGCTGGTCGAGGCGATCGCCACCGCCGCCGGCCGCCGCCTGGAGCTGCGCCACCGCGTGAACGAGTTCACCGTCGTCGCCGAGCTGGTCGCCGCCGGCAACGGCGTGATCGCCCTCCTGCCACGCTGGACCACGCGTCCGCACCCCGGCGTGGTGCTGCGCCCGCTGGCCGGCGTGCGCGCCCGCCGCCACATCGACGTGCTGCACCGGCCCGAGGCCGCCGCGCGACGTGCGGTGCGCACCGTGCTGGGGGAGCTGCGGCGGGTGGCTGCCGAGGTGCAGGAGTAGGGGGACACGCCGCTTCCCCGCCACTGATTCGAATCCGCACACCGCTCACCCGCCCCAGACACCCCACTCACCGCACCGGGGCAACCGTTCACCGCACGCTAGCCACCGATGGTCCGGCTCACAGGTCCGCGGCCATGGGCAGGGCTCGTGTCGCTCCTTACGGTGACAGGGACGCGGCCGGTAAGGCCGGCAGCGTCGTCAGCCAAGGGAAGGGACGCACCTGCCGTGAGTGAGACCTCCAACACCGTCACCCCCGCCCCGTCCTCGTCGGGCATCATCGCCGATCCGGCTCCGCTGGGCCTGGCCGGCTTCGCCATGACCACTTTCATTCTCAGCGTCATCAACACCAACATCATCTCCGAGAAGGGGGGCGGGGACGTCGTCCTCGGCCTGGCCCTGTTCTACGGAGGTATCGCGCAGTTGCTGGCCGGCATGTGGGAGTACCGGCGCGGCAACACCTTCGGCGCCACCGCGTTCTCCTCCTTCGGCGCGTTCTGGCTCAGCTACTGGGCCATCGTGCACTGGAGCTCCGGTGAGGACGCGCACAAGACGATCGGGCTGTACCTGTTCGCCTGGTTCATCTTCACCGGCTACATGACGGTGGCGGCGCTGCGCACGAACGGCGCGGTACTGGCGGTGTTCGCGCTGCTGACGGTGACGTTCCTGCTCCTGGCCATCGGCGCCTGGCAGAACTCCACCTCCGGGCCGGCCGGGTTCACCAAGATCGGCGGCTTCGTCGGCATCGTCACGGCGCTGGCGGCCTGGTACGCCTCGATGGCGGCCGTGGCCAACGAGACGCACAAGAGGCAGATGTTCCCGACCTGGCCTCGATGAGCCGGGGGGAATAGCGTGGAACGAGGACCGCTGTGCGGTCCTCGTTCCC
This window harbors:
- a CDS encoding LysR family transcriptional regulator; amino-acid sequence: MDERQLRILRELGELGSVAAVAEALLVTPSAVSQQLRLVQRSVPVPLTERSGRRLVLTAAGQALADAAIEVEAALARARQAVDEFVAEPAGTVSVAAFHSAALVFFPRLLRALAEAGSPALALADQDVAQEQFPKLTRDYDLVLAHRFDHAPPWPRTVTVTPLLHEPLDIALPTGHPLAAKARLTPSDVAGEPWVSVHDGYPVLPLVEAIATAAGRRLELRHRVNEFTVVAELVAAGNGVIALLPRWTTRPHPGVVLRPLAGVRARRHIDVLHRPEAAARRAVRTVLGELRRVAAEVQE
- a CDS encoding acetate uptake transporter; amino-acid sequence: MSETSNTVTPAPSSSGIIADPAPLGLAGFAMTTFILSVINTNIISEKGGGDVVLGLALFYGGIAQLLAGMWEYRRGNTFGATAFSSFGAFWLSYWAIVHWSSGEDAHKTIGLYLFAWFIFTGYMTVAALRTNGAVLAVFALLTVTFLLLAIGAWQNSTSGPAGFTKIGGFVGIVTALAAWYASMAAVANETHKRQMFPTWPR